In one Magallana gigas chromosome 7, xbMagGiga1.1, whole genome shotgun sequence genomic region, the following are encoded:
- the LOC105340302 gene encoding G protein-activated inward rectifier potassium channel 3 has protein sequence MQTVVMETGYGQISSETSTVLQQSDSPDLLDNGKHNMKTASNDSFTEFMARCAPTLSNGPTQGRRADRHYSKRMRRRLVYKNGEVNITQTNIRKRRRRFLADIFTTLVDIKWRYNLLLFALAFILSWLIFAVIWWLICFSHGDLEQQTMKNPQHVPCVKEMHSFTSALLFSIETQHTIGYGSRHTTEECPEAITVMMIQSCFGVICQAMMTGIVFAKLSRPKKRAETLMFSKNACICKQDGELCLLVRVGDMRKSHIVEAHVRAVVIKKKITKEGEVLPLYQFDVNLGFEDGSDRLFLVWPVIISHRINEESPFWEMSPEDLHREQFELIIILEGIVESTGMTTQARSSYLPGEILWGHRFERLVTFQKENGQYQIDFSRFHNTMPVDTPQCSAKELAEMGDILQEHAYIDEDENTSLCSHKNDGFPSPYVIKRHGAAQTDFDDDLDSNDSSIPSRIAVEESETLL, from the coding sequence ATGCAAACAGTGGTTATGGAGACTGGCTATGGACAGATAAGCTCAGAAACCTCCACCGTGTTACAGCAGAGCGATTCACCAGATTTACTGGACAATGGTAAACACAATATGAAGACTGCCTCCAATGATTCTTTTACCGAGTTCATGGCGCGTTGTGCACCCACTCTTTCCAATGGGCCGACCCAGGGAAGACGGGCAGATCGACATTACTCAAAACGAATGCGAAGGCGACTAGTGTACAAAAACGGAGAGGTCAACATCACACAAACAAATATTCGTAAACGTCGCCGTCGATTCCTTGCTGACATTTTCACCACTTTGGTCGACATTAAATGGAGGTACAATTTGTTACTGTTCGCACTGGCTTTTATTTTAAGCTGGTTAATATTTGCAGTGATTTGGTGGTTGATCTGTTTTTCACATGGAGATCTTGAGCAACAGACTATGAAAAACCCACAGCATGTACCTTGTGTGAAAGAAATGCATTCCTTCACATCTGCTTTGTTATTTTCTATTGAGACCCAACATACGATTGGATACGGATCCCGACACACGACGGAGGAATGCCCAGAGGCCATCACGGTGATGATGATTCAGTCCTGCTTTGGCGTCATTTGTCAGGCCATGATGACTGGAATTGTATTCGCGAAATTGTCTCGTCCAAAAAAGCGAGCAGAAACCCTTATGTTCAGCAAAAATGCATGTATCTGCAAACAGGATGGCGAGTTGTGTCTTCTAGTTCGGGTGGGAGATATGCGAAAATCTCACATCGTAGAAGCTCATGTCAGGGCTGTagtgataaaaaagaaaataactaAAGAAGGAGAGGTTCTGCCTCTgtatcagtttgatgtaaatttGGGTTTTGAGGATGGCAGTGACAGGCTTTTCTTAGTCTGGCCAGTCATTATCAGTCACAGGATCAATGAAGAGAGTCCGTTCTGGGAAATGTCTCCTGAGGATTTGCATCGGGAACAGTTCGAATTAATCATCATTCTGGAGGGCATTGTGGAATCCACTGGGATGACCACCCAGGCAAGGAGTTCATACCTGCCAGGTGAAATCCTCTGGGGTCACAGGTTTGAACGCCTGgtcacatttcaaaaagaaaacgGCCAGTATCAAATTGACTTTTCGCGTTTCCACAACACTATGCCTGTGGATACGCCCCAGTGTAGTGCTAAGGAGCTAGCGGAAATGGGGGATATACTGCAAGAGCATGCATACATTGACGAGGATGAAAATACATCCCTTTGTTCACATAAGAATGATGGATTTCCGAGCCCGTATGTGATAAAAAGGCATGGGGCTGCCCAGACAGACTTTGATGATGATTTAGATTCAAACGATAGTTCAATTCCAAGTCGGATTGCTGTTGAGGAATCTGAGACCCTGCTATGA
- the LOC105340304 gene encoding uncharacterized protein: protein MSRGVRDLRDLICVSRLTVRDSDEEVISDDEVVVKDLDALSISSASSVESLKHTNSVERHVSPDSGCVTNSSTPPETAIEADVTPKRTKPKKRKKRDKKPMFDIIPGTFDLPKAEVLPPVASTSYGSILSETQDVDDVSSPVVDKRVRSKGTNFDDMMCYIDATVVSTWLARANKSVQNLCDFCLNAEKFVQFSHFWLSDFPDQQKNEIFELEYEIIVEEANFAFAVGRDQRKVINRDILSLISAIFREYPGVLLSSKGPYMFLDYLHVLSSDKHTSYKRLLSDVKCSTRNKQFAQWILAMRSFTLLSVWSAIVNFYRNLKRDVSPGQDRSLLSSSSKESIHHQRVVQAIRLGFVDVLHYYITTALVNPHYKDSHNRTYIFTAVMYNQPSVLHYLINRVKPPIDVNCPADTGNTPLHAAANNGNVNLVAILLQNPRIDINSKNPQCEDATPLHLAIMLGNDEVVEKLLKMGANVQLKMGDLTAQDIARDFGHAELLPLLTT from the exons ATGAGTCGCGGTGTGAGGGACTTGAGAGACCTGATATGTGTGTCTAGATTGACAGTTCGAGATAGTGACGAAGAAGTAATATCCGACGATGAAGTTGTTGTTAAAGACCTTGATGCACTTTCAATTAGTAGTGCAAGCTCAGTGGAAAGTCTGAAACATACAAACTCTGTAGAGCGTCATGTATCTCCTGATTCAGGATGTGTCACAAACAGCAGCACTCCACCAGAAACTGCCATTGAGGCTGATGTTACCCCTAAAAGAACAAAACctaaaaagaggaaaaaaagaGATAAGAAACCAATGTTTGATATCATTCCTGGGACCTTTGACCTCCCAAAAGCAGAAGTATTACCTCCTGTGGCTTCAACTTCTTATGGCTCAATCTTGTCTGAAACTCAGGATGTTGATGATGTGTCCTCCCCTGTGGTCGACAAAAGAGTTAGGTCCAAGGGCACAAACTTTGATGACATGATGTGTTACATTGATGCCACTGTTGTGTCTACGTGGCTAGCAAGAGCGAACAAGAgtgtgcaaaatttgtgtgaTTTTTGTCTCAATGCTGAGAAATTTGTTCAGTTTTCTCATTTTTGGCTGTCTGACTTCCCTGatcaacagaaaaatgaaatatttgaactGGAGTATGAAATCATTGTTGAAGAAGCTAACTTTGCATTTGCTGTAGGTAGAGACCAGAGGAAAGTCATAAACCGAGACATCCTCAGCCTTATATCCGCCATATTTAGAGAATACCCAGGAGTGCTGCTAAGTAGCAAAGGGCCTTATATGTTTTTAGACTATTTACATGTCTTGTCATCTGACAAACACACAAGCTACAAGCGACTGCTTTCAGACGTGAAGTGTTCAACTCGTAACAAACAGTTTGCTCAGTGGATACTGGCCATGAGGTCTTTCACTCTTCTGAGCGTGTGGAGTGCTATTGTGAATTTTTATCGCAATCTTAAAAGAGATGTTTCACCTGGTCAAGATCGCTCACTTCTTTCCTCGTCCTCCAAGGAATCCATTCACCATCAGAGAGTAGTTCAGGCCATTCGGCTGGGATTCGTGGATGTCCTGCATTATTACATCACCACTGCTCTCGTGAATCCTCACTACAAAGACAGTCACAATAGGACCTATATCTTCACAGCAGTGATGTACAACCAGCCTAGTGTTCTCCATTATTTGATAAACAGG GTGAAGCCTCCGATTGATGTAAACTGCCCTGCGGACACTGGAAACACACCACTTCACGCTGCGGCTAACAACGGCAATGTTAATTTGGTAGCCATCCTTCTACAGAATCCCCGAATTGACATCAACAGCAAAAACCCACAATGTGAGGATGCAACGCCCCTCCATCTGGCCATCATGCTTG GAAATGATGAAGTAGTGGAGAAACTGTTAAAAATGGGAGCCAATGTGCAGCTGAAGATGGGGGATCTAACTGCTCAAGATATTGCTAGAGACTTTGGACATGCAGAACTTTTGCCCCTGCTTACAACTTAA